The following nucleotide sequence is from Sander vitreus isolate 19-12246 chromosome 11, sanVit1, whole genome shotgun sequence.
gattttttttttaccacacttCTTGTGTTTCAATGGGCTAACACTATCCTCAAGATACAGAGCTGCAGCATGTGTTGTGATCTCAGTCTCATGACTTGTTTCTTTTCCCATCAGCACCATTATCCTCTACCACATGATTACGTGGGGTCTGGCTGTGCTGTTGTGTGTTGAAGGAGTGGCCATGCTCTACTACCCATCCATCTCTGAGTAAGACGCTTTGTTGTTTCTTTCAATGCACTGTCAAGCACCTTCCGTCAGCATTCGTCACTGTCTTTTTCTCCTGCAAGAGCTTGAGACTATCAGAAAAGACCGTGGATAACTTGTCAATTATGGCAGGACCTCTGTTTAGCACTATATAGCTGTGATTCCCAATGCTAATTTCAGTATTGCATTTGTGTGCAGTTGTGAGCAAGGACTCCAGCACGCCATCCCCCACTATGTCACCACATACGCACCGATGCTGCTTGTCCTCGTAGCCAATCCCGTCTTCTTTAATCGGACTGTATCTGCAGGTCAGTTCTTTGCTCTCAAATCTCTGTATGTCTAATTCATTCTTACACATGCACAGGGGCTTAAATATCCACCTCTCTCATCCTTCCGATTTAGTGACATCTTTGCTAAAAGGAAGACAAGGAATCTACACCGAAAATGAGAGACGGCTGGCCAATGAGATAAAAATACGCTTCTTTAAAATAATGCTGGTGTTCTTTATTTGGTATGTTACCATTCTTTATTAGCGGGATAAACGTATCCTTAAGGAATAGTTTTTGGTTACTAcccttatttgctttcttgccaagagttagatgagattgtagcttcatatttatcgtACAGATTTAAGAGTGGTATCagtcagcagccagttagcttagcttaaagactggaaacggggcaaacagttagcctggctctccacctaccagcacctctaaagctcactaattaacaacaGGAATGGATGATACATCCTGGATTTCCTGCATTAAAGGACCAGTGTCTAGGATTTAGTGGCATCTAACGGTAAGGTTGCAGattgcaaccaactgaataccCCTCCCCTCGTCCCTTTCCAAGCATGTAATAGAAGCTACGGTGGCCTTCAAGTAACGTAAAAACACGAAAGGCTCACTCTGGAGCCGGTAAAAACCCaaacccagaaaaacacaacatactATGGCACACAACAGTATGGTAGAAACCTGGCAGTGCAACATGGTGGGCTTCAAGGAAGAGAACTCGCTCCCTATGTTGATATGAAGGGCTCATTCTAAGCTAATGAACACACAGTGAGTCTTAGTTTCAGGTGattataaattaataaaaacttaattatgaatattatattccaTTTTTGCCAATAGCTCCCACTAAATCCTATGCACTGCTCCTTTAAATCATCATGAGTGATGCATTGGTTAAGCATTGCTTATGGTTTGTAcccttattataaagtgttaccgagaTCATTCATAATGAAGCCATCTTGTTGTGTAATTCACGCGGCAAATCCATGACTACTTAAATGTGCTAGACCTCAATAGAGAAAATCAACCATTGTTAGGATATCAGCTGCATATTCATTTGATGTAAataatgtcatgttttttttggttaaaaTTAGTCAAATTTTAAAGTCTTATTGAGAGGGACTTGTTAAAAGCTAATgagacatgttgatgttttagCTGGGTTCCCAACATCATCAATGAGAGCCTCCTCTTCTACCTGGAGATGCAGACAGACATCAATGACCACGGTTTCAGGAATATCAGAAACGCTTCCCTCATCACATGGTTTATCATGGTGGGTTGAAAACATCAAGACAGAATAAAGAACACTAGTTTTATCAATGTCTAACACCTATGATTCTTCTGCATGTTGACTCTTTCAGGGTATCCTGAACCCCATGCAAGCTTTCCTCAACACCCTGGCCTTTCACGGCTGGACAGGCTTCGAGGTTGACTTCAGACTGCAGCGGAGCAGAGAGCTGCCCTGGGACTCAGCTTCTACTTCAGTGCCTAACGCAGCAGGCCATAATACCACAGTGGGTGCAACTCTGCTCTACCAGAGTCATGTCCAGGAAGCCAAGAAGAACATGATGAGCAAAGGACAGCACCACTCCGACGCCATCAGCGTCTTATCAGAAGGTAATTGGGCATTAACAGACAGTAACAACTCACCTGTATATCAGGGCTGGTGAAGCTCTAAAGCATCAGCATTCTGTATGGTGCATGGTGTCTGCTGATCACTGGACTGCCTCCTCTTAATAtgcaatatatattttctttggaTGACATAATTATGGCATGATATCCTCCACTGAGGAATCTGCTCCAACTGTATGAGGACCAGTCTGTTTCTAGTTATTTTATCATggtatttaaattaaattcagtGGCAAAGCTCTGGAGACATTGACTAGGACAAAAGCTCtctttgatacatttttaacccttgtgttgtcttccagtcGACCATACGCTTGTCTCCCGGGTCACAATTGAAAATGAACACTGTTTTGACCCATTTGTaggtgtttttgttgcttttgttttgacatttttttgatatttttttgtaatcctACTGGATGCAATGATGAAGCATATAGTGTTAGAAACACCCTGCAGAATTGTCTATTTTGATCTACGGTGTACTGATTATTACAGTAGCGTGAAATTGCAAGTTATGCATTTTTTGTTAATAATGAACTGATAAAAACAGGTTTTGctactttttttgcatttgtttcttAATCCACCGTGGCAGGGCATGCTTTTTTACTGTGCAACGTCATATTAAGTGCAAATTCTGACCTTCTGTTAAGTTGCTGCAATTGTGCCAAGTTATCACACAGAGCTTTAAGTGTCATTGATTTGCGTAAAACGATATGCAGAGAGCAGTGGCAAAGCGGTTGAATTTTTAGATGAAGCAGGTAAAATAGACTTAGTTTGCAATGTTTTGGGTATACCTAGCCAAAACCAATGCAGTTAGGAGCCCTGTAtttcatgaaggttataatcAGTGTTTGTTGAAGCTATTAGAAATCAACTTTATAGTCATTTTGGAGGCTGAAGTTTGTTGTGCTGTTGTATAATACTGAGAGGTGAGTTTAccctcattgatataaatgTGGGGAACCCCCAACACTATGACCTATAAGGTAGGAGTTATTGTAGGACTGTTGTATAAGACTACTTTAGATTTAgccaggtgtacctaataaactgggtGTAGATTGAACactgattcaattcaattttatttatagtatcaaatcataacaagagttatctcgagacactttacagctaGAGTAGGTctactctataatttacaaagacccaacaattccagtaattcccccaggtgcaagcattagcagtggctaatgcgacagtggcgaggaaaaactcccttttaggaagaaaactcggacagacccaggctcttggtaggcggtgtctgacggggatgtgctgaacagtggcaataatagtcacaaagataatggaacagtgactacaaatggtagtcgtagtagttcatgtcataacagggcactgaagggcgttacaggatgtagcgccacacagcacagcatgggtggacgtagCAAGACGCAGACTGATGTGCGTCTACTGGatgataaaaatgtcaatatttataCCCCCAATTCTAGTAACACTGAGTGATGACAGGCCTTTTTCATGTCACAGCAGGGAAAGCACGGTGTAAATAGttaaatgatggctgaattccatttagctgcttcagtttcagggtcctggtattgtgcatgctggctcactgcgACACATGAATACAACTGAAACGTATCAGTAACACCTGcacttttcctactgtgacatgtcaaaaatgtctgctgtgacaaAAAGCCTGTAAGAtactattaaatgtattttgggATGATTTTGTAAAGCATTTTAAACAATTCTTTGTGCACAATGTAGATCATGTACAAAGGCTATTCAATGTTTTCGTGTCACCATTCAGTGTCTCTGAAATGACAAGTCTTCAGAAATAAAGTTAATCTTTTTAAAGGATTtatgtttttcattcatttaaatagcCTCCCCCAATTCTAAGATGCAACACATTAAAAATGTCCACATTAAAGACTGCATTTGCAAGATATGTGTACCAATtcccaaaatacatttttgaatcaATGCATTTGCACATTTTTAATGGAAGTATGTATCAATACAAGATAAATATCTCAATGGATGAGCAGTTTTATAAGCTGTGAAGGTGTCATGTGCAGTCCCACCCAGTAATCTACCCCCATTTTGTCTTGCTAGGTTCAGACTCTAGTACAGTTGAAATCCACATTTCCAGCGAGCTACAAGACTATGAGGAAGTAAACGCTGATGGAGAATCCTTGGAGAACTCTGTGAGGCACTAGCTGAGGGGTGATCAACAACCCGCCTCCCTCTACTTTTCCTGTGTTacattgttcttttgttttgttttaatcgtCTCCTCTTAGCCTCGATTATCCCGCTGAGATTTCCCCCAAATATTAACTAGTCATGAGATTTCATTAGTTGGTATGACGAAATAAGTCACATTCTTGATTCTAAGCCTTTTATTCCTTCCTAAGCTTTTTAAATCTGTCTGCAGTACAGTGTAACATTCAAACCCATCGACCGTACAGCAGCTGAAGAGTTCAAATCTACTTCACTGTCTCTTATAGCAGTCCGTcaacaaaacaaacttgacatttttttgGTTAATAACTTGCAGACCTTTAAAATTGCCATAAGTGCTTGAGGAAAGATTTCTTCTGGAAAATTCACTGAACTAGATGTGCACTATTGTCATTAAGTTCTCAAATGCACAACAGAATGTAATAAGCCaattagtgtttttgtttttaaagttacTGTATTTCCAGTTGTCCATCTTGTATTTTTGCACACATCTATTTTATACTATATTAAATTTCCTAAATATTTCGTAAGGTTTTGTTGGTGAcagtttcttattttcttttgagTGACTAACAAAATACTCCTGAgctaagaaaaacacacaattcaAGAGACACAGGCTCCATGGTTTCTGATATCAAAATAGAGTGATTTATTTGAGACACTGAATGACTTTAAAGTTTTGTCTTGGAAAACAGGTGACTGCACCCTGGACCGGGGTGCGAGAGAGATATTAGCCGTCACAGCACATATTCCTTACCGGGCTCCTAAGCATGCCAAGAATGGCCACCAACCCACAGCCCAATTCTCAGTCTGACACAGACAATAATGGCTCTCAGCAAATgaaaaagtaagaaaacaatGAACCACCTATTAACATCCAATTGTGACattaaaaatagagaaaaaaaaacattggcccaTCAACTTTCAGCAAAATTTGAACATTTGCTGTACCCACCATTACAAAAAGTGCACTTCACATTGCTCAAGCAGACGTTGACTAAAAGGGACCAGAAAACAAGGCAAATCAAAGTGGTGGCAAGTTAGTTTGAAGATGTCTTTTCAACGAGATCCCAGTAAGCAGATGGAGCCACTCTTACAGCACGCTGATGAAGCTCAGCCCACAACACGGGCATTGTCGGTGGGACTTAACAAGACCAACATAGCTCTTTTTTTAAGCAACAGCAGGACTTTTCCTTGACCTCCACCTTCTGGTCAAAGGATTGTTCAGAGGAAAGTGCCAATGAGAAaccatgctaatgctaaataagCTGTAGTTGCTTTCCCTGCTCAGGTCTGCATGATACTCTTAACATTGAGTCTGTGATGTCCTGTTCCACatacaatgcaatgttttggcAGAAGCCAGGCAGGAGACTGATGACTGTTCTCTCCCTTATTGTTGACCAGATTATTCCCTGAATGCTGGTAATGAGGTGCTCATTTCTTTCATGGCTTTCAGGGATCAATAGTGGAAAGGAAAGCTGCTTAACATATCTGTGTCAACGCCATTTGTGATTCACTGAAAAAAGAATGAACTCGATGCATTGGATATGATTTGCCCAGTTGAAAAAGACTGTATAAAAAGAAGCTGATGACGCATGCACTTCATTTAAAAAGAGGTCTTGTCACGTATTATCAGCAAAGATGTGACCGCGCTAGCCATTAATTaaagtgtactgtatataaacatatatacacagtatataagTCTGTGTATTAATCTAATTTACATATCTTTACATTCTGAAATTTACATCCAAAAAGGGAAAACTTTTCACATCTTGACCATAAAATGACATTATCTAACCTCGAGTGAATTGGGTAGGTCATTTTAGGAGGTTAGGACTGTTTCTTGGCAGGTTTTCCTTGTGTTGACCTGATGTTAAACGTGAGCTAAGAACTGCCTTGTAGCGGCACATTCAATTTTGACTTTCAAAAGTCCATCTGTGGGGGAAAAGCAAGAAGTACTCTTGAAACAAACTATTCTCCACTGGGAAGAAGTTAAGCACCCTGTCAACAGACAATACCAGTGCTTCAGTATTGATGTTACTTTTATCACGTCCCCAGTTAGTTCATTTGGACATGACGTAACATTTGCTCAGaggaattcttaaaaaaaaaaaagaaacacaacctCTCTTTCATAATTTGTTGCCTTTCACAGCCAAACACGTGTCTCGTTAACACGTTTCTCTTTATATAAAACTCGTCTTTGTTTCCACCCTTACAACCCAATAACAGCTGGACCAGTGGCCCGGAGGGGTCCCGGCACTTTCTCATTAGAAACCTTTTACAACACGGATGCACCCAGGGAGTTGGATTCAGTCCATTCTTGGGGATCTCTTAAACGGCTTCCATTATGTTTCCAATAGGCGTATTATAAAAAACACGTCAACAAACAGTAAGGTGCACTGAAGTCAGTTGGTATTGGCTCCTGTGAGGGGTTTTGTTTCGCTCCACCTTACAGCTCTTCTTGAgcaatgagtgtgtgtttgctgctgtCAGAAGAAGGCAATTTGCTGCACATTCCAGGATTCATCATCAAAGTCTCAAGTCAGCTATTTTCGGAGATCAAGAACACATACCTACCAGGAAAAGAATAAGGTAGCATTACTAATACATTTCaagcaacattcaaattattgTTCTCAAAGTAATAGTAATGAGTTCTTTCAGCCAATTTTATTTGTAGGCaccaaacctaaaaaaaaaaaaaggagctgcAAATAGTTTTAAATTATTACTTCATCATCACAATGGCCATGGCTTACCGAGCCGTCTGAAGCGCTGGCACCAACTTTGTCCCCCGTGCTGTTCCAGCACACCTCGAAAATACCACCAGTACCCCTGTAGCTGTGCACCAATGCTCCGGTCTAAATAAGAGTGCAAACAAATTAATGACCAACTGCATCAAGATTTAGCAATCATAACGAGTCTTCTCCTCTGCTGTTTGGAACAGTATGAATCAGATGCTTACCATGGTGTTCCATATGTGGACACACTTATCGAAGGAGCCGCTAGCCAGGTGCTTGCCGTCGGGGCTGAAGGCCACGCTGTAGACCGGTTCCTGGTGCTTGGTCAGCGTGTGAATACAAACCCCTCGCTCAACATCCCACAGGCGTACTGTAGAGTCGAAAGAGGCGCTGTGGGTGCGGAAAAGACACAGATCAAAtatgagagacaaaatattTGCTTGTCATTAAATTGACCAAAACAGCTTTAGTCTCTTTAGTCCCGCAAGATGCCTTTAAATAGCATTAATTATTTCGACGGATTTACGATGCAGTGAATGCACCCCAAAAGCTCATAAATGGAAACAAGGGGACCAACAACACATTGTTAGAAGCTACAGATTTTCAACATTTGTATTAGCATCAGAACATCTTGTCCTAAGCAATTTCACAATGCTAATGTCtaaagccgctttccgaccaagtagttacaggaacgtaggtataggaaaagtccacttctaaacagatctactaactactctcccccaaaaccgttttttccaattgca
It contains:
- the gpr143 gene encoding G-protein coupled receptor 143; translated protein: MASPRLETFCCPNRDAATEFVVTFQPVLFGALGLGSATLSLVFAVLQILPKRKGYRRLGQYPLPRPASSSRILFIISICDILGCTGIIVRSSVWLGLPNIFDRVSVANSTEAWPEVFCVGSAVWIQLFFSASFWWTFCYAVDVFLVVKTSAGISTIILYHMITWGLAVLLCVEGVAMLYYPSISDCEQGLQHAIPHYVTTYAPMLLVLVANPVFFNRTVSAVTSLLKGRQGIYTENERRLANEIKIRFFKIMLVFFICWVPNIINESLLFYLEMQTDINDHGFRNIRNASLITWFIMGILNPMQAFLNTLAFHGWTGFEVDFRLQRSRELPWDSASTSVPNAAGHNTTVGATLLYQSHVQEAKKNMMSKGQHHSDAISVLSEGSDSSTVEIHISSELQDYEEVNADGESLENSVRH